Proteins encoded in a region of the Pelmatolapia mariae isolate MD_Pm_ZW linkage group LG16_19, Pm_UMD_F_2, whole genome shotgun sequence genome:
- the LOC134646251 gene encoding CD209 antigen-like protein D, whose translation MDNPQRRTNENNDASSNDIFKQGGSTFPKYPPIILLLGLLNAVLLITAVVIGVNCAKVKEDSLHISNPAVTQLFSELDYLRSNHSDVIEAEEEAKKALESAINNHKEVKVKIEELKTVNDGYQKQMQALQMEKANLKSNVSILEGSCGVCLPGWALFNSSCYFFSYTESSTVKKNWHESREDCIRRGSDLVVIDNQEEQKYVSNMVQNMKTTFTIWENGFWIGITDMENEGTWAWINNVTEVEQRYWMDGEPNNAGNVGEHCGVTVHSTFNPWKTRYDGKCDFQQLHWICEM comes from the exons ATGGATAATCCACAGAGAAGGACAAATGAGAACAATGACGCATCGTCCAATGATATATTTAAGCAAG GTGGATCAACCTTTCCAAAGTACCCACCGATTATACTGCTCCTGGGATTGCTGAACGCTGTATTGTTGATAACGGCTGTTGTTATTGGAGTTAACT GTGCCAAAGTCAAAGAGGACTCCTTGCACAtttccaacccagctgtaacacagctcttcagtgaGCTCGACTATCTCCGAAGCAACCACAGCGATGTGATCGAAGCTGAAGAGGAGGCCAAGAAGGCGTTAGAGAGCGCGATCAACAACCACAAAGAAGTAAAGGTGAAAATTGAGGAGCTGAAGACCGTCAATGATGGTTATCAGAAACAGATGCAAGCACTGCAAATGGAGAAGGCAAACCTGAAGTCCAATGTATCAATTTTAG AGGGATCTTGCGGCGTATGCCTCCCTGGTTGGGCTCTTTTCAACTCGTCCTGCTATTTCTTCTCCTACACCGAGTCCTCTACTGTCAAAAAGAACTGGCATGAGAGCAGAGAGGACTGTATTCGTCGTGGCTCTGACCTGGTTGTGATTGATAACCAGGAAGAGCAG AAATATGTGAGTAACATGGTCCAAAATATGAAAACCACTTTTACTATCTGGGAGAATGGATTCTGGATTGGAATCACTGACATGGAGAATGAGGGGACCTGGGCATGGATTAATAATGTCACAGAGGTAGAACAAAG GtactggatggatggagaacCGAACAACGCTGGAAATGTGGGAGAACATTGTGGGGTGACAGTTCACTCCACCTTTAATCCCTGGAAGACCCGCTATGATGGAAAGTGTGACTTTCAGCAGCTGCACTGGATATGTGAAATGTAA